A part of Candidatus Delongbacteria bacterium genomic DNA contains:
- a CDS encoding HDIG domain-containing protein — MYELPDRVRAWELLCLHTQSESLRKHALAVEALMGAHAREAGEDADLWERCGLLHDFDYERWPDPAEHTVQGGKILEEAGYPPELIRAIHSHNPGNGLGVPLDTAMARTLFAVDELAGFLVGVALVRPSRSLHDLEPRSVIKKFKDRAFCAAVSREDMTQGAELLGRTMDVHLAFCISALRPIADELGLAGH; from the coding sequence ATGTACGAACTCCCCGATCGTGTCCGTGCGTGGGAGCTGCTCTGCCTGCACACCCAGAGCGAAAGCCTTCGCAAGCACGCTCTGGCGGTGGAAGCCCTCATGGGTGCCCACGCTCGCGAAGCCGGTGAGGATGCGGATCTCTGGGAGCGCTGCGGCCTTCTGCACGATTTTGACTACGAGCGCTGGCCCGATCCGGCGGAGCATACGGTCCAGGGCGGAAAAATCCTGGAAGAAGCAGGCTATCCGCCGGAACTGATCCGTGCCATCCACAGTCATAATCCGGGCAACGGGCTGGGTGTCCCGCTGGATACGGCAATGGCGCGCACCCTGTTCGCCGTGGATGAACTGGCCGGATTCCTGGTGGGCGTGGCATTGGTTCGACCCAGCCGCAGCCTGCACGATCTGGAACCGCGCAGCGTGATCAAGAAGTTCAAGGACCGCGCCTTCTGCGCTGCGGTCAGTCGTGAGGACATGACACAGGGGGCCGAGCTGCTGGGACGCACGATGGACGTGCACCTGGCCTTCTGCATTTCGGCGCTCAGGCCGATCGCCGATGAGCTGGGGCTGGCTGGCCACTGA
- a CDS encoding VOC family protein — MNLGAFSISLAVKDIVASRDFYQKFGFTVWGGNVEQNWLIMKNGAHIIGLFQGMFERNLMTFNPGWDQDANTLPEFTDIRELQRQVKAQGVELLPEADEHGTGPASFMAIDPDGNPILVDQHV; from the coding sequence ATGAATCTCGGTGCATTTTCGATCAGCCTCGCGGTCAAGGACATCGTGGCCTCGCGGGACTTCTACCAGAAGTTCGGCTTCACGGTCTGGGGTGGAAACGTGGAACAGAACTGGCTGATCATGAAGAACGGCGCGCACATCATCGGCCTGTTCCAGGGCATGTTCGAGCGCAATCTGATGACCTTCAACCCCGGTTGGGATCAGGACGCGAACACGCTGCCCGAGTTCACTGACATCCGTGAACTGCAGCGCCAGGTGAAGGCCCAGGGTGTCGAGCTGCTGCCCGAAGCCGACGAGCACGGCACGGGTCCCGCCAGTTTCATGGCGATTGATCCCGACGGCAATCCGATTCTGGTGGACCAGCACGTCTGA
- a CDS encoding aminotransferase class I/II-fold pyridoxal phosphate-dependent enzyme, whose protein sequence is MEFHKGTAERLADGRPVLDFRSDTVTRPSNAMRQAMAAAEVGDDVMGEDPTVRALEERVAALFGRKASLYLPSSTMANLAGIAVHCTRGSEIILERRTHSVQHEVAGASALLGAGFWPVDCEDGRLSAADVRQALRQPDVHHPKSRLVITENTVNLAGGLVRSVAEIDELFTTCRELDLALHLDGARIWNAATALGVPLSEFGQRCDTLACCLSKGMGCPVGAMLVGDAATLDEARWYRKMFGGGMRQAGIIAAAGLYALDHEYPRLGEDHALARDVAKALASLDARPWTVRTPESNMVLLRCHTPADCLDQVAGLAAVGVLAYDVSPTDIRLVCHRDLPRDAAAQLLERLGD, encoded by the coding sequence ATGGAATTCCACAAAGGCACTGCTGAGCGCCTCGCGGATGGACGCCCGGTACTCGATTTCCGGTCGGACACGGTCACACGCCCATCAAACGCCATGCGGCAGGCCATGGCCGCGGCCGAGGTGGGCGACGACGTGATGGGCGAAGATCCCACCGTGCGCGCCCTTGAAGAACGCGTAGCCGCGCTGTTCGGGCGCAAGGCGTCACTGTACCTGCCCAGCAGCACCATGGCCAACCTGGCCGGCATCGCGGTGCACTGCACGCGGGGCAGCGAGATCATCCTCGAACGCCGCACGCACAGTGTGCAGCACGAGGTCGCGGGAGCATCCGCCCTGCTGGGTGCGGGCTTCTGGCCCGTGGATTGCGAGGATGGCCGACTGAGCGCCGCCGATGTGCGCCAGGCTCTGCGCCAGCCCGATGTGCACCATCCGAAGAGCCGCCTGGTGATCACCGAGAACACAGTGAATCTGGCGGGCGGCCTGGTGCGCAGCGTGGCCGAGATCGATGAGCTGTTCACCACCTGTCGCGAGCTGGACCTGGCCCTGCACCTGGATGGCGCACGGATCTGGAACGCCGCCACGGCCCTGGGTGTGCCACTCTCCGAGTTCGGCCAGCGCTGCGATACGCTGGCCTGTTGCCTTTCCAAGGGAATGGGCTGTCCGGTGGGAGCCATGCTGGTGGGCGACGCGGCCACCCTCGACGAAGCCCGTTGGTATCGCAAGATGTTCGGCGGTGGCATGCGCCAGGCGGGGATCATCGCGGCGGCCGGGCTGTACGCGCTGGATCACGAGTACCCACGCCTGGGTGAAGACCATGCCCTGGCCCGTGATGTCGCCAAGGCATTGGCGAGCCTGGACGCGCGCCCCTGGACCGTGCGGACTCCCGAGAGCAACATGGTGCTGCTGCGCTGTCACACCCCCGCGGACTGCCTGGATCAGGTTGCCGGGCTGGCTGCCGTCGGCGTGCTGGCCTATGATGTCAGTCCCACCGACATCCGCCTGGTCTGCCACCGCGATCTGCCCCGCGATGCGGCCGCTCAATTGCTGGAACGGCTTGGGGACTGA
- a CDS encoding nuclear transport factor 2 family protein gives MRHPLPLLLLTLLAVSCSGPAPAPTQDNATIEAAHQAHDAYVNAINSNDLATLLGMLTDDVVYMAPHETPMLGKSEVAPWLESYLGGWRTNWDKPVQEFVVSGEWAFERYSYTSTNISLADGSVVVDTGWGLAIYHHDADGTWRVARDAWGSDLPMPE, from the coding sequence ATGCGACATCCTCTCCCCCTGCTGCTGCTGACCCTGTTGGCGGTCTCCTGTTCCGGCCCTGCCCCGGCACCGACCCAGGACAACGCGACGATCGAAGCGGCCCATCAGGCGCACGACGCCTACGTGAACGCCATCAATTCCAACGACCTGGCGACTCTGCTGGGCATGCTCACGGACGATGTGGTGTACATGGCACCGCACGAAACCCCGATGCTTGGCAAGAGCGAGGTTGCCCCCTGGCTGGAGAGTTATCTGGGCGGCTGGCGTACCAACTGGGACAAACCCGTGCAGGAATTCGTGGTCAGCGGGGAGTGGGCCTTCGAGCGATACAGCTACACCTCCACGAACATCAGCCTGGCCGATGGCTCGGTCGTGGTGGACACGGGCTGGGGGCTGGCGATCTATCACCACGACGCGGACGGCACCTGGCGCGTGGCCCGCGATGCCTGGGGCTCCGACCTGCCCATGCCCGAGTGA
- a CDS encoding superoxide dismutase, with protein MHRLPDLPYDFNALEPSIDARTMEIHHGKHHNAYVTNLNNALEAAGGDLGDKDIISLCANLNLVPEAQRTAVRNNGGGHYNHSLFWSVMCSGGSADVSLELARAIDDFGGMDALREKFAAAAATRFGSGWAWITASGGKIQVSSTPNQDNPLMDNSGTPILGLDVWEHAYYLHYQNRRPDYIKAWWEVVNWAEVSKRFSAAR; from the coding sequence ATGCATCGTCTTCCCGATCTGCCCTATGATTTCAACGCCCTCGAGCCCAGCATTGACGCGCGTACCATGGAAATCCATCATGGCAAGCATCACAACGCCTACGTGACCAATCTGAACAACGCTCTGGAAGCCGCGGGCGGAGACCTGGGCGACAAGGACATCATCAGCCTGTGCGCCAACCTGAACCTGGTGCCCGAGGCCCAGCGCACGGCCGTGCGCAACAATGGCGGCGGCCACTACAATCACAGCCTGTTCTGGAGCGTGATGTGTTCCGGCGGCAGCGCCGACGTCTCCCTGGAACTTGCCCGCGCAATCGATGATTTCGGTGGCATGGATGCCCTGCGCGAGAAGTTCGCCGCAGCCGCCGCCACCCGCTTCGGCAGCGGCTGGGCCTGGATCACGGCCTCCGGCGGCAAGATTCAGGTGAGCAGCACCCCCAACCAGGACAACCCGCTGATGGACAACAGTGGCACGCCCATCCTGGGTCTGGATGTCTGGGAGCACGCCTACTACCTGCACTACCAGAATCGCCGCCCCGATTACATCAAGGCCTGGTGGGAAGTGGTCAACTGGGCCGAAGTGTCCAAGCGCTTCTCCGCAGCCCGTTGA
- a CDS encoding heavy-metal-associated domain-containing protein — MGVYRYRIEGMSCGGCVGSVTRLLQQSEPDADVTVSLESASAQLTSERVPSFDRMKEALAKAGFTLQEAQAR; from the coding sequence ATGGGAGTCTATCGCTACAGGATTGAGGGCATGTCCTGCGGAGGCTGCGTCGGGTCGGTGACCCGGCTGCTGCAACAGAGCGAACCGGATGCGGACGTGACGGTCAGTCTGGAGAGTGCCAGCGCCCAGCTGACGAGTGAGCGGGTTCCTTCCTTCGATCGGATGAAGGAGGCCCTCGCCAAGGCGGGGTTCACGCTCCAGGAAGCGCAGGCCCGCTGA
- a CDS encoding flavin reductase family protein: MRVIEHPRVAPERRWGAEQYRTLELAGQSAGAIYHLMTAMIVPRPIALISTVGEQGQLNVAPFSFFNGVCSDPPILSVAIIRHPVSAERPDPESRLKDTARNIRRTGEFVVNIAPVSLAAAVETAGKSWPTEQSEAEICGLEALPSLKVAVPRLGNCPIQLECRLERIVEVGQGPTDLVLGRIVEAHAALEVFGDKGRLDVDRILPLSRLSAGSYAGLQESFRFVF; the protein is encoded by the coding sequence ATGAGAGTCATCGAGCACCCACGCGTGGCACCGGAACGACGCTGGGGGGCGGAACAGTACCGCACCCTGGAGCTGGCAGGGCAGTCCGCGGGAGCGATCTATCACCTGATGACCGCGATGATCGTGCCCCGGCCGATCGCATTGATTTCCACCGTGGGTGAACAGGGCCAGTTGAATGTGGCCCCGTTTTCCTTTTTCAACGGGGTCTGCTCCGATCCTCCGATCCTGAGCGTGGCCATCATCCGGCACCCGGTGTCGGCCGAGCGACCGGATCCGGAGTCCCGCCTCAAGGACACGGCGCGCAATATCCGGCGCACGGGCGAGTTCGTGGTGAACATCGCGCCAGTCAGTCTGGCCGCGGCCGTCGAGACCGCGGGCAAGTCCTGGCCGACCGAGCAGAGCGAAGCCGAGATCTGCGGGCTGGAGGCGCTGCCTTCGTTGAAGGTGGCCGTTCCTCGCCTGGGCAATTGCCCGATCCAGCTGGAATGCCGCCTCGAGCGGATCGTTGAAGTGGGCCAGGGCCCCACCGACCTGGTGCTGGGACGCATTGTCGAAGCCCACGCGGCGCTCGAGGTCTTTGGCGACAAGGGCAGGCTGGATGTGGACCGCATCCTGCCGCTTTCCCGTCTGTCGGCGGGGTCCTATGCCGGACTCCAGGAAAGCTTCCGTTTCGTTTTCTGA
- the bcp gene encoding thioredoxin-dependent thiol peroxidase: protein MIQAGKKLPAFSLPDQDGTTRTAKDFLGAWWVLYAYPKDLTPGCTTEAIDFTALKKSFAKLGAQVVGISPDTPKKHCSFIEKKDLQLILLSDTEHSLLEALGFWGLKKFMGREYMGVLRSTLLINPEGKVAEVWSPVSVAGHAQAVLDRLKELA, encoded by the coding sequence ATGATTCAAGCCGGCAAGAAACTGCCCGCCTTCAGCCTGCCCGATCAGGACGGAACCACGCGCACCGCCAAGGATTTTCTGGGCGCTTGGTGGGTTCTGTATGCGTACCCCAAGGATCTGACTCCTGGATGCACCACCGAGGCCATCGATTTCACGGCCTTGAAGAAGTCCTTCGCGAAACTGGGAGCCCAGGTCGTCGGGATCAGCCCGGACACGCCGAAGAAGCACTGCTCCTTCATTGAAAAGAAGGACCTGCAGCTGATTCTGCTCTCGGACACCGAGCACAGCCTGCTGGAAGCTCTGGGGTTCTGGGGACTGAAGAAGTTCATGGGTCGCGAGTACATGGGCGTGCTGCGCAGCACTCTGCTGATCAACCCGGAAGGCAAGGTGGCCGAGGTCTGGAGCCCCGTCTCGGTGGCCGGACACGCCCAGGCCGTGCTCGACAGGTTGAAGGAACTGGCCTGA
- a CDS encoding GNAT family N-acetyltransferase yields MHLAAVREFSPPESIHALPIEALLAPGMSVWSVWLGDSLAGCGALRELDRTHGEIKSMRTAPEFLRRGVARALMDHIMAVARGRGYQRLSLETGAMAAFEPARALYRRLGFVDCAPFGEYHEDRNSVFMTREID; encoded by the coding sequence ATGCATCTTGCGGCGGTGCGGGAATTCTCCCCGCCCGAAAGCATCCATGCCCTGCCCATTGAGGCCCTGCTGGCTCCGGGGATGAGTGTCTGGAGCGTCTGGCTGGGTGACTCGCTGGCCGGTTGTGGCGCATTGCGGGAGCTGGATCGCACCCACGGTGAAATCAAATCGATGCGCACCGCTCCGGAATTCCTGAGGCGGGGCGTGGCCCGGGCGCTGATGGATCACATCATGGCGGTCGCCCGGGGGCGGGGCTACCAACGGTTGAGTCTGGAAACAGGCGCGATGGCCGCCTTCGAGCCTGCGCGGGCACTCTATCGCCGCCTGGGCTTCGTGGACTGCGCGCCTTTCGGCGAGTATCACGAAGACCGCAACAGCGTGTTCATGACTCGGGAAATTGACTGA
- the mutM gene encoding bifunctional DNA-formamidopyrimidine glycosylase/DNA-(apurinic or apyrimidinic site) lyase → MPELPEVETVVRQLRPMLVGQRIQGVRILDAKLFGDYRPITGALIEDVQREGKQILLCLKGRKGPHWLAVHLRMTGRLQLASFASENSQRFLRAEFSLGSDRLQFSDTRRFGTLILAGSRDDLAAPGVDPTGSAFTTTRLAALLNGSRSPLKTWLLRQDRITGIGNIYACEILFESGLHPFRAAGSLEPDEIKRLHTSTRRVLRRAIKACGTTFDSFQDARGVEGSYQRYLKVYGRTGEYCGVCATPIERIIMQQRGTWWCPHCQPVR, encoded by the coding sequence ATGCCCGAACTGCCCGAAGTGGAAACCGTGGTCCGGCAATTGCGACCGATGCTGGTGGGGCAGCGGATCCAGGGAGTGCGCATCCTTGATGCGAAACTGTTTGGCGACTACCGGCCGATCACCGGCGCGCTCATCGAGGACGTGCAGCGCGAGGGCAAGCAGATCCTGCTTTGCCTGAAAGGCCGCAAGGGGCCGCACTGGCTGGCCGTGCACCTGCGCATGACCGGACGCCTGCAACTGGCGAGCTTCGCCAGCGAGAATTCGCAACGCTTCCTGCGGGCCGAATTCAGTCTGGGCAGCGACCGTCTGCAATTCAGTGATACACGACGCTTCGGCACCCTGATTCTTGCGGGAAGTCGCGACGACCTGGCAGCCCCGGGAGTGGATCCCACCGGTTCAGCATTCACCACGACCCGCCTCGCGGCACTGCTGAACGGCAGTCGCAGCCCGCTGAAGACCTGGCTGCTGCGCCAGGACCGCATCACGGGCATCGGCAACATCTACGCCTGCGAGATCCTGTTCGAGAGCGGACTGCACCCCTTTCGTGCCGCAGGTTCGCTGGAACCCGATGAAATCAAGCGCCTGCACACAAGTACCCGCCGCGTGCTGCGCCGGGCGATCAAGGCCTGCGGCACGACCTTCGACAGCTTCCAGGATGCCCGCGGCGTGGAAGGCAGCTACCAGCGCTACCTGAAGGTCTACGGTCGCACGGGTGAATACTGCGGCGTGTGCGCCACGCCCATCGAACGCATCATCATGCAGCAACGGGGAACCTGGTGGTGCCCGCACTGCCAGCCGGTCCGCTGA
- a CDS encoding nuclear transport factor 2 family protein, giving the protein MSARSIRSRGPRILAALGVTVLGLVSCQGRTAERALSTQALRARLEAQAEAWDEAIIRKDRTAIEANMAADFLFIDARGLITDRANFIETMMDSAFVIDPYAVEDFDLRLYGDVALLCGRTQMTGSWAGEPFTSHYRYIDVYARQGEDWKVVSVQITAMAD; this is encoded by the coding sequence ATGAGTGCACGGTCCATACGATCGCGAGGGCCGCGGATCCTTGCCGCACTGGGCGTCACGGTGCTGGGTCTTGTGAGCTGTCAGGGCAGGACTGCTGAACGGGCCCTGTCAACACAAGCCCTGCGAGCTCGGCTTGAGGCACAGGCCGAGGCCTGGGACGAGGCCATCATCCGCAAGGACCGGACCGCCATCGAGGCCAACATGGCAGCGGATTTCCTCTTCATTGACGCGCGCGGGCTGATCACGGACCGTGCGAACTTCATCGAGACCATGATGGATTCGGCGTTTGTCATCGATCCGTATGCCGTCGAGGACTTCGACCTGCGCCTGTACGGGGACGTGGCCCTGCTCTGCGGCCGCACGCAGATGACCGGAAGCTGGGCGGGCGAGCCCTTCACCAGCCACTATCGTTACATCGATGTCTACGCCCGCCAGGGTGAGGACTGGAAGGTCGTCAGCGTGCAGATCACGGCCATGGCCGACTGA
- a CDS encoding acyltransferase family protein yields MPVNAAEQPPSEQGTELAWLDTARILAILAVVLLHVSAAVVIQCPPGTVHWWIGNLVDSTTRWCVPVFVMISGALLLDPGRQETAATFYRKRAARIAIPLLFWTVFYLLWAMLKGIRSGHPPLPGELAERVLAGVPHYHMWFLYMILPLYLVTPFLRRLVRATDRRVFGTATVSLLALAAGVTAIGYPEPVGRGSFLSLFLYYIPWFLLGYMLRTMQGDVSRTRTVPFALLTMATTAAGVHLLTLRLGLDSGLYFYDYLSITVILMSLAMALFFRSLAWVPGTPALSRRLARLTLGVYLVHPVPLELLQHAGLDPLNVHPGIYIPTAFLLATGLSAVGVLVLQRIPILARVV; encoded by the coding sequence ATGCCCGTGAATGCCGCCGAACAGCCACCATCAGAGCAGGGAACCGAGCTGGCCTGGCTTGACACGGCGCGCATCCTGGCGATTCTGGCGGTGGTCTTGCTGCATGTGTCCGCCGCGGTCGTGATCCAGTGCCCACCCGGTACGGTGCACTGGTGGATCGGAAACCTGGTGGACTCGACCACCCGCTGGTGCGTACCGGTCTTCGTGATGATCAGCGGCGCCCTGCTGCTGGATCCCGGCAGGCAGGAAACCGCGGCCACATTCTATCGCAAACGCGCCGCCCGCATTGCAATTCCCCTGCTGTTCTGGACCGTATTCTACCTGCTCTGGGCCATGCTCAAGGGAATCCGCAGCGGACATCCGCCTCTGCCCGGAGAGCTGGCGGAGCGCGTGCTGGCGGGAGTGCCGCATTACCACATGTGGTTTCTCTACATGATTCTGCCGCTGTACCTGGTCACGCCTTTCCTGCGCCGGCTCGTACGGGCGACCGATCGCCGCGTGTTCGGTACTGCAACGGTCTCGCTGCTGGCGCTGGCGGCTGGAGTCACCGCGATCGGCTATCCGGAACCTGTGGGTCGTGGATCGTTTCTGAGCCTGTTTCTGTATTACATCCCCTGGTTCCTGCTTGGATACATGCTGCGCACCATGCAGGGAGATGTCAGCCGCACGCGGACGGTTCCCTTTGCTCTGCTGACGATGGCGACCACTGCCGCGGGGGTCCACCTGCTGACACTGCGACTGGGACTGGACAGCGGCCTGTACTTCTATGACTACCTGAGTATCACGGTCATTCTCATGTCGCTCGCCATGGCGCTGTTCTTCAGGTCACTTGCCTGGGTGCCGGGCACTCCAGCGCTCTCGAGGCGGCTGGCCCGGCTGACGCTCGGTGTGTATCTGGTTCATCCCGTGCCGCTGGAACTGCTGCAGCATGCGGGTCTGGACCCGCTGAACGTGCACCCCGGGATCTACATTCCCACGGCGTTTCTGCTGGCGACCGGTCTGTCCGCGGTGGGGGTGCTGGTCCTGCAACGGATTCCGATTCTTGCCCGCGTCGTTTGA